The Roseovarius sp. EL26 genome has a window encoding:
- a CDS encoding TFIIB-type zinc finger domain-containing protein, whose amino-acid sequence MAETPPMSPPLSSADVEELHRFPCEQCGSDYAFSPSDGRLVCDHCGHAEDVAQMQPWGRTHAELDLRAALADQLPRQEIEDTRVLQCSSCGAQVTLDLDSQASECPFCATPVVTDTGTHRHIKPRAVLPFSLDERTARGAMTDWLGRLWFAPNGLKEYARKGRKMNGIYVPYWTFDADSKSTYQGERGTVYYETRTVMRDGKRQQVQVPKVRWRPTSGRVARFFDDVLILASKSLPKKFTDALAPWDLSSLEPYRPEYLAGFQAEGYTVELEDGFQEARQLMDKVIVRDVKFDIGGDRQRIHDVRTELNDLTFKHILLPVWLAAYKYRGQTYRFVVNGCTGRVQGERPYSAWKITVAVVLGLLAAVVVGYVLATSQGGY is encoded by the coding sequence ATGGCAGAAACACCACCAATGTCTCCACCACTGTCATCGGCTGATGTCGAAGAACTACATCGCTTTCCCTGCGAGCAGTGCGGTTCGGATTATGCGTTCTCGCCATCTGACGGGCGGTTGGTTTGCGATCACTGTGGCCATGCCGAAGATGTCGCACAGATGCAACCTTGGGGTCGGACGCATGCTGAACTTGATCTGCGTGCTGCTCTTGCGGATCAATTGCCGCGTCAGGAAATTGAAGATACCCGTGTCCTGCAATGTTCTAGCTGCGGAGCGCAGGTGACGCTGGATTTAGACTCGCAGGCCTCGGAATGCCCGTTTTGCGCCACGCCGGTTGTAACGGATACCGGCACCCATCGCCATATTAAGCCGCGGGCAGTTCTGCCGTTTTCTTTGGATGAGCGCACTGCGCGCGGTGCAATGACCGACTGGTTGGGGCGGCTTTGGTTTGCACCCAACGGGTTGAAAGAGTACGCCCGTAAAGGCCGAAAGATGAATGGCATCTATGTGCCGTACTGGACTTTTGATGCAGATAGTAAATCCACTTATCAGGGGGAACGTGGGACGGTTTACTATGAAACCCGCACTGTGATGCGCGATGGTAAACGGCAACAGGTTCAGGTGCCAAAGGTGCGTTGGCGTCCTACCTCTGGTCGGGTGGCACGGTTCTTTGACGATGTGCTGATTCTGGCATCAAAGTCTTTGCCAAAGAAGTTCACCGACGCGCTGGCCCCCTGGGACTTGTCCTCGCTTGAGCCTTATCGCCCTGAATATCTGGCCGGCTTTCAGGCTGAGGGCTACACCGTTGAGCTGGAAGATGGATTTCAGGAAGCGCGCCAGTTGATGGACAAGGTGATCGTTCGGGATGTGAAGTTTGACATTGGCGGAGACCGCCAGCGGATTCACGATGTTCGAACCGAACTGAATGACCTTACCTTTAAACACATTTTGTTGCCGGTTTGGCTGGCGGCCTACAAATATCGCGGTCAGACCTATCGCTTTGTTGTTAACGGTTGCACGGGTCGGGTGCAGGGCGAGCGGCCCTATTCGGCTTGGAAAATCACCGTGGCGGTTGTGTTGGGGCTGCTGGCCGCAGTGGTTGTTGGATATGTTCTGGCGACCAGTCAAGGCGGGTATTGA
- a CDS encoding SPFH domain-containing protein: protein MGIFDFLTGEFIDVIHWVDDTRDTMVWRFERESHEIKYGAKLTVREGQAAVFVHEGQLADVFTPGLYMLETNNMPVLTTLQHWDHGFKSPFKSEIYFVNTTRFNDLKWGTKNPIMLRDPEFGPTRIRAYGTYSVRVVDPARFLVEIVGTDGEFTMDEISYQIRNIIVQEFSRVIASSGIPVLDMAANTADLGKLVATAISQTIAEYGLSIPELYIENISLPPAVEEALDKRTSMGLAGDLGKFTQYSAAEAMTEAAKNPNGGGGMGAGLGMGMGMAMAQQMSGGQGPWGARPAATAEPQASAPPPPPPVEHVWHVAENGETHGPYSKAALGRMAGEGKLNRESHVWTAGQDGWKRAEDVTELAQLFTVMPPPPPAG from the coding sequence ATGGGTATTTTTGATTTTCTGACTGGAGAATTTATTGATGTCATCCATTGGGTGGATGATACCCGTGATACCATGGTCTGGCGATTTGAGCGTGAAAGCCACGAAATCAAATACGGCGCCAAGCTGACGGTGCGCGAAGGGCAGGCCGCTGTTTTTGTGCATGAGGGGCAGTTGGCCGATGTCTTCACGCCGGGGCTTTATATGTTGGAAACCAATAACATGCCAGTGTTGACCACGCTGCAACATTGGGATCATGGCTTCAAGTCACCGTTCAAATCTGAGATTTATTTCGTCAACACCACGCGCTTCAATGATCTAAAATGGGGTACGAAAAATCCGATCATGCTACGGGATCCTGAATTTGGACCAACTCGCATCCGAGCTTATGGCACTTATTCGGTACGTGTAGTCGACCCGGCGCGGTTTTTGGTGGAGATTGTCGGCACCGACGGCGAATTTACTATGGATGAGATCAGTTATCAGATCCGCAATATCATTGTGCAGGAATTCTCACGTGTGATTGCCAGCTCTGGCATTCCGGTGCTGGATATGGCGGCGAACACGGCAGACCTGGGCAAACTGGTCGCCACGGCGATTTCACAGACCATCGCTGAATATGGCCTGTCGATTCCTGAGTTGTATATCGAAAATATTTCGTTGCCCCCTGCCGTGGAAGAGGCGTTGGATAAGCGCACATCGATGGGACTGGCGGGTGATTTGGGCAAGTTCACCCAATATTCCGCAGCCGAAGCCATGACTGAAGCGGCGAAAAACCCAAATGGTGGCGGTGGAATGGGCGCTGGCCTTGGTATGGGAATGGGCATGGCGATGGCGCAGCAGATGTCGGGTGGACAAGGGCCTTGGGGCGCGCGTCCGGCAGCCACAGCGGAGCCACAAGCCTCTGCGCCACCTCCTCCACCGCCGGTTGAACACGTCTGGCATGTCGCCGAGAATGGTGAAACGCATGGACCATATTCCAAGGCGGCATTAGGCCGTATGGCTGGCGAAGGTAAACTGAACCGGGAAAGCCATGTCTGGACTGCTGGTCAAGATGGTTGGAAACGGGCTGAAGATGTGACCGAGCTTGCCCAACTCTTTACAGTCATGCCGCCACCGCCGCCTGCAGGATGA
- a CDS encoding DUF2927 domain-containing protein, whose translation MTRRRWADKWAGGLALLLLTACVTPQPPAPAPPPDPEAGGFGTQAPVRPSEQSLALARYYGRVQADLLVQGLLRVDGGGVDTPFTDTDLVRNFDRIAFYDEYAPNGGFAKGSEQAGGLRKWAGPVRLGIEFGGSVPQAQRDLDTQVVQDYSRRLARITGHPISVGNARSANFHVLFMGEDDRTEAVTRIKQIEPGVNAATLGMIQRLPRSIHCIVVAFAAQENSRTYRSAVALIRAEHPNLTRKSCVHEELAQGLGLANDSPKARPSIFNDDDEFALLTTHDEMLLKMLYDPDLHVGMKREEVLPLIREMAAELTEGPPGS comes from the coding sequence ATGACGCGCCGCAGGTGGGCAGATAAATGGGCCGGGGGGCTGGCGCTGCTGTTGTTAACGGCATGTGTCACCCCACAACCGCCTGCACCAGCACCTCCTCCTGATCCAGAGGCGGGCGGTTTTGGCACGCAAGCGCCGGTCCGGCCTTCTGAACAAAGCCTGGCTTTGGCACGGTATTATGGTCGCGTGCAGGCGGATTTATTGGTGCAAGGCTTGTTGCGCGTTGATGGTGGCGGTGTGGATACGCCGTTTACTGATACGGACCTGGTGCGAAACTTTGACCGTATTGCATTCTATGATGAATATGCCCCCAATGGCGGTTTTGCAAAGGGATCTGAGCAAGCAGGGGGGTTGCGCAAATGGGCCGGGCCGGTGCGGTTGGGCATTGAATTTGGCGGCTCTGTGCCACAGGCGCAGCGCGATCTTGATACACAGGTGGTACAGGATTATTCGCGGCGGCTGGCGCGCATAACCGGGCACCCGATCAGTGTTGGTAATGCGCGTTCGGCGAATTTCCACGTTCTGTTCATGGGCGAAGATGACCGGACAGAGGCTGTCACTCGCATCAAACAGATTGAGCCAGGTGTAAATGCAGCAACCCTTGGTATGATCCAACGTTTGCCACGGTCGATCCATTGTATCGTAGTGGCATTTGCCGCACAAGAAAACAGCCGAACCTATCGTAGTGCGGTCGCCTTGATCCGAGCCGAGCATCCGAACCTGACCCGCAAATCCTGTGTCCACGAGGAATTGGCGCAAGGGTTGGGATTGGCGAATGACAGCCCCAAGGCCCGCCCGTCGATCTTTAATGACGACGACGAGTTTGCGTTACTCACAACTCATGACGAAATGCTGCTGAAGATGTTGTACGATCCGGATTTGCATGTTGGCATGAAACGCGAAGAGGTGCTGCCTTTAATTCGGGAGATGGCCGCAGAGTTAACCGAAGGACCACCGGGAAGTTAG